From Draconibacterium halophilum, one genomic window encodes:
- a CDS encoding SDR family oxidoreductase: MQALSFNDLKGKVCVITGGAGVLGTAMVKAIASVGTKIAIADINKETADKVAAEIAAESGAEVIGVAANVLDKESLEAAKAEINKKLGPIDILINGAGGNSPQATTKVETMTEENMDKLEDTFYGLEMEGFDKVFALNFKGTLLPTMVFTRDMLTNKKGVVLNVSSMNSYKPLTKIPAYSAAKASINNFTEWLSVHLAKVGIRVNAVAPGFFITNQNRFLVVDEKTGNYSPRGQKIVDNTPMGKFGEPEDLQGTTLFLISDISNFITGIVIPVDGGYSAFGGV; encoded by the coding sequence ATGCAAGCATTATCATTTAACGATTTAAAAGGCAAAGTATGCGTAATTACTGGTGGAGCCGGAGTTTTAGGTACTGCCATGGTTAAAGCCATTGCATCGGTTGGAACCAAAATTGCCATTGCCGATATTAATAAAGAAACAGCCGATAAAGTTGCGGCAGAGATTGCCGCCGAGTCGGGAGCAGAGGTGATTGGTGTTGCAGCCAATGTGCTCGATAAAGAATCGCTTGAGGCGGCAAAAGCAGAAATCAACAAAAAACTGGGTCCGATTGATATTTTAATTAACGGCGCCGGAGGAAACAGTCCGCAGGCAACAACAAAAGTTGAAACCATGACGGAGGAAAACATGGATAAGCTTGAGGACACTTTTTACGGGTTGGAAATGGAAGGTTTCGACAAGGTTTTCGCACTAAATTTTAAAGGGACTTTGCTGCCCACCATGGTTTTTACCCGCGATATGCTAACGAATAAAAAAGGTGTTGTACTGAATGTTTCATCAATGAACTCGTATAAACCGCTCACAAAAATTCCGGCATATTCGGCTGCAAAAGCGTCGATCAATAATTTTACGGAGTGGTTATCAGTACACCTGGCGAAAGTAGGCATTCGAGTAAATGCAGTTGCTCCAGGCTTTTTTATTACTAACCAAAACCGTTTTTTGGTAGTGGACGAAAAAACCGGTAACTACTCGCCTCGCGGACAAAAAATTGTTGATAATACGCCAATGGGGAAATTTGGAGAACCTGAAGATTTGCAAGGCACAACACTTTTCCTGATTTCTGATATTTCAAACTTTATTACCGGAATTGTAATTCCTGTTGATGGAGGTTACAGCGCATTTGGAGGCGTTTAA
- a CDS encoding sugar ABC transporter substrate-binding protein, with protein sequence MASKKAATFATLLPQPPAGDGYWTKPIKGIQKRISELPQYGLQIESFTFNQADSKSFVEEANNVLAIKPDGVVLAPFFKKEATVFIKELKELEIPFVFIDSDIKDVGQLSYIGQNSYQSGLVSGKLLDLMLPDGNILVLHFAKEMDNQNHLVQREMGIHDWFKQKKDNNHDLFTIEIPDTNSDKWMQKVENYIVERNIKGILVTNSKVFYVGRLLQKLKLNTIKVIGHDLIKENIEFLKMDLVQFLICQRPEEQGYNAVNKLFRSIVQKREIQKESYTPIDIVTKENVDYYKEFK encoded by the coding sequence TTGGCATCTAAAAAAGCTGCTACTTTTGCAACGCTACTTCCTCAACCTCCTGCCGGAGATGGATACTGGACCAAACCAATTAAAGGAATCCAAAAACGAATTTCAGAATTACCACAGTATGGATTACAAATTGAATCGTTTACATTTAATCAGGCCGATTCGAAGAGCTTTGTTGAAGAAGCCAATAATGTTCTGGCCATAAAACCCGACGGTGTTGTGCTGGCACCCTTTTTCAAAAAAGAGGCTACGGTTTTTATCAAAGAATTGAAAGAGCTGGAAATTCCGTTTGTTTTTATCGATTCTGACATTAAAGATGTGGGACAACTAAGTTACATTGGCCAGAATTCCTATCAAAGCGGATTGGTTTCGGGTAAATTGCTCGATTTGATGTTACCCGACGGAAATATTCTGGTTCTTCATTTTGCAAAAGAGATGGACAACCAAAACCATTTGGTACAACGCGAAATGGGAATACACGACTGGTTTAAGCAAAAAAAGGATAACAACCACGATTTATTCACCATTGAAATTCCGGATACGAATTCGGATAAATGGATGCAAAAGGTTGAAAACTACATCGTCGAAAGGAACATTAAAGGAATTCTTGTTACCAACTCGAAAGTATTTTATGTTGGTCGCCTGCTTCAAAAACTCAAACTCAATACTATTAAAGTAATTGGCCACGATCTTATAAAAGAAAATATTGAATTTTTGAAAATGGATCTCGTTCAGTTTCTCATTTGTCAACGCCCCGAAGAACAGGGATATAACGCTGTAAACAAACTCTTTAGGTCCATCGTACAAAAAAGAGAAATTCAAAAAGAAAGTTATACCCCAATTGATATTGTTACAAAAGAAAACGTTGATTACTACAAAGAATTTAAATAA
- the gnd gene encoding decarboxylating NADP(+)-dependent phosphogluconate dehydrogenase: MKKLADIGLIGLAVMGENLVLNMESNGYTVAVYNRTVEKVDKFVNDRGAGKNFIGAHSIEEFCASLEKPRKVMMLVKAGKPVDDFIDMVIPHLEPGDIIIDGGNSHFPDTIRRTEYVESKGLLYIGTGVSGGEEGALKGPSIMPGGSPDAWPHVKEIFQAISAKVESGEPCCDWVGEGGAGHFVKMVHNGIEYGDMQIITEAYQLMKELLGMNNDEMYEVFKKWNTGILDSYLIEITRDILGYRDENGEETVEMILDTAGQKGTGKWTGISALDLGIPLTLIGESVFARCLSAQKDLRVKASKVIEGPKPEFKGDKKQFIDDIESALLGAKIISYAQGYNLMMEAASEHDWNLNYGGIALMWRGGCIIRSVFLADIKKAFDNNPELPNLLLDPFFKQKVEEAQEGWRRVCATALANGIPVPALTSALCYFDGFRSERLPANLLQAQRDYFGAHTYERVDKPRGEFFHTNWTGRGGDTASSTYNA, translated from the coding sequence ATGAAAAAATTAGCAGACATTGGTTTAATCGGGTTGGCCGTGATGGGCGAAAACCTGGTATTAAACATGGAAAGTAATGGCTACACGGTTGCTGTTTATAACCGTACAGTTGAGAAAGTTGACAAATTTGTAAACGACAGAGGAGCAGGTAAAAACTTTATTGGAGCGCATTCTATCGAAGAATTTTGTGCCTCGTTGGAAAAGCCTCGCAAAGTAATGATGCTGGTAAAAGCCGGCAAACCGGTTGATGACTTTATCGATATGGTTATCCCGCATCTTGAGCCCGGTGATATCATTATCGATGGCGGGAATTCACATTTCCCGGATACGATTCGTCGTACAGAATATGTTGAAAGCAAAGGATTACTTTATATCGGAACCGGCGTTTCAGGGGGCGAAGAAGGCGCTTTAAAAGGTCCTTCAATTATGCCGGGCGGATCACCGGATGCGTGGCCGCACGTTAAAGAAATTTTCCAGGCTATTTCGGCAAAAGTTGAAAGTGGCGAACCTTGCTGCGACTGGGTTGGTGAAGGCGGTGCAGGCCACTTCGTAAAAATGGTACACAATGGTATTGAATATGGAGACATGCAAATTATTACCGAAGCTTACCAATTAATGAAAGAGCTGCTTGGAATGAACAACGATGAAATGTATGAAGTTTTCAAAAAATGGAATACAGGAATTCTTGACAGCTACCTGATTGAAATTACCCGCGACATTTTAGGCTATAGAGATGAAAACGGCGAAGAAACAGTTGAAATGATCCTTGACACTGCCGGACAAAAAGGAACCGGAAAATGGACAGGAATTTCTGCACTCGACCTGGGTATTCCTTTAACTCTGATTGGCGAATCGGTTTTTGCTCGTTGTTTATCGGCACAAAAAGATTTGCGTGTTAAGGCTTCTAAAGTTATTGAAGGCCCAAAACCAGAGTTTAAAGGAGATAAAAAACAATTTATCGACGATATTGAAAGTGCTTTGTTAGGTGCTAAAATTATTTCGTACGCACAAGGTTATAACCTAATGATGGAAGCTGCAAGCGAACACGACTGGAACCTAAACTACGGCGGAATTGCCCTGATGTGGCGTGGTGGTTGTATCATCCGTTCCGTATTCCTTGCTGATATTAAAAAAGCTTTTGATAATAATCCTGAATTACCAAACTTGCTGCTCGATCCTTTCTTTAAACAAAAAGTTGAAGAAGCGCAAGAAGGCTGGCGACGTGTTTGTGCAACAGCACTGGCAAATGGAATTCCAGTGCCGGCATTAACTTCAGCATTGTGTTATTTCGATGGATTCCGCAGCGAACGGCTGCCTGCAAATTTGCTACAGGCACAACGCGATTATTTCGGCGCTCACACCTACGAAAGAGTTGACAAACCACGTGGCGAATTTTTTCACACTAACTGGACAGGTCGCGGTGGCGACACTGCATCATCAACTTACAACGCATAA
- a CDS encoding FecR family protein encodes MNNKNTENIDQDILHFIQGNADQEQKAALLSWLHENPENRKKLFKQKDFWNAAEIDTENLKELENKEWLELQNRINASKVRQGVFKELVKIAAIVIVALGVGWMSHYLYSEEVASKNVEMKTVQAIKGQIKEVFLADGTHVWLNAGSELSFPSDFTEKNREISLHGEAYFEVTANEKNPFLVKTGNHTVKVTGTKFNICEYPEDKMIETTLVEGKVKIISGNFFKDLYPGEQSTFYTETAEVLIGEKDFDIYTAWREGRYEFRNESVDKVFQIMERWWDVDINYPEDDFKHEYISGVLRKHKPIIQHFEVINELVPIDYEIDNDNITVKLN; translated from the coding sequence ATGAACAACAAGAACACTGAAAATATAGATCAGGATATACTGCATTTTATTCAAGGAAATGCAGACCAAGAACAAAAAGCTGCGTTGCTTAGCTGGCTTCACGAGAATCCGGAGAACCGAAAAAAATTATTTAAACAAAAGGATTTTTGGAATGCAGCAGAAATTGATACTGAAAATTTAAAGGAACTTGAAAACAAAGAATGGCTTGAATTGCAGAATCGAATAAATGCTTCGAAAGTAAGACAAGGGGTTTTTAAAGAGTTGGTAAAAATTGCTGCAATTGTAATTGTAGCTCTGGGAGTAGGCTGGATGAGCCACTATTTGTATTCTGAAGAGGTTGCTTCTAAAAACGTTGAGATGAAAACCGTTCAAGCGATTAAAGGTCAAATAAAGGAAGTGTTTTTAGCTGACGGTACTCATGTTTGGTTGAACGCCGGTTCCGAGCTTTCTTTTCCATCCGATTTTACTGAAAAGAACCGCGAGATTAGTTTACACGGTGAGGCCTATTTTGAAGTTACAGCAAACGAAAAAAATCCATTCCTGGTAAAAACGGGTAATCATACAGTTAAAGTTACCGGTACCAAATTTAATATTTGCGAATATCCCGAGGATAAAATGATTGAAACCACACTGGTTGAAGGAAAAGTGAAAATTATTTCGGGTAACTTTTTTAAAGATCTGTATCCCGGCGAACAGTCCACATTTTACACCGAAACAGCTGAAGTTTTAATCGGCGAAAAGGATTTTGACATTTACACGGCCTGGCGCGAGGGACGATACGAGTTCCGAAATGAATCGGTTGATAAAGTCTTTCAAATTATGGAACGCTGGTGGGATGTGGATATCAACTATCCGGAGGACGATTTTAAGCACGAATACATCTCGGGAGTACTGAGAAAACATAAACCAATTATACAACACTTTGAGGTGATTAATGAGTTAGTGCCAATCGACTATGAAATTGATAATGATAATATTACAGTGAAATTGAATTAA
- the pdxB gene encoding 4-phosphoerythronate dehydrogenase PdxB, whose protein sequence is MKIIIDNKIPYIKGALEPFAEVVYLPGSETTPEVVKDADALITRTRTICNRKLLHGSKVKYIATATIGFDHIDTDYCREAGIEWTNAPGCNAESVNQYIASALFSWSMRKRTDLAGLTVGIVGVGNVGKRVAKTCKILGMNILLNDPPRARAEGSNNFVSLETIQKEADIITFHVPLNMTGDDATFHLANEDFLQNLKKKPLLINSCRGEVCETEAIYNAIEANDIKGFIADCWENEPDINLELLNLCDHGTPHIAGYSKDGKANGTKMSVQAISRFFGLGIDNWEPTNVEKPENTTIEIDGNQRREYSILAEAILSTYDIENDDDDLREAPLKFEQLRGDYPVRREFATYTINAKYIEEKTLKKLKELGFNVKTQ, encoded by the coding sequence ATGAAGATTATAATCGATAACAAAATACCATATATTAAAGGTGCTCTTGAACCTTTTGCCGAAGTTGTTTACCTCCCGGGAAGTGAAACTACACCAGAGGTTGTAAAAGATGCCGATGCACTGATAACACGCACACGAACGATCTGCAACCGGAAATTACTTCACGGTTCTAAAGTAAAATACATTGCAACTGCAACCATTGGTTTCGACCACATCGACACAGACTATTGTCGAGAAGCAGGAATTGAATGGACAAATGCACCGGGTTGTAATGCTGAGAGTGTAAATCAGTACATTGCTTCTGCTTTATTCTCCTGGTCGATGCGCAAAAGAACCGACCTTGCCGGATTAACAGTAGGTATTGTTGGAGTAGGAAACGTAGGAAAGCGTGTAGCAAAAACCTGCAAAATACTTGGCATGAATATTTTGCTGAATGACCCACCGCGGGCGAGAGCAGAAGGAAGTAACAACTTTGTTTCATTGGAAACGATTCAGAAAGAAGCCGATATTATCACTTTTCATGTTCCATTAAATATGACAGGCGATGATGCAACTTTTCATTTGGCAAATGAAGATTTTCTGCAAAACCTGAAAAAAAAACCCTTGCTAATCAATTCGTGTCGTGGTGAAGTTTGTGAAACAGAAGCGATTTACAACGCCATTGAAGCGAACGACATAAAAGGTTTTATTGCCGATTGCTGGGAAAATGAACCGGATATCAATCTCGAACTCCTAAATCTGTGCGATCACGGTACGCCACATATTGCAGGCTATTCGAAAGACGGAAAAGCGAACGGAACAAAAATGAGTGTTCAGGCCATCAGTAGGTTTTTTGGTTTAGGAATTGACAACTGGGAACCAACAAATGTAGAAAAGCCGGAAAATACCACAATAGAAATTGATGGTAACCAACGTCGCGAGTATTCCATTTTGGCTGAAGCGATTTTAAGTACTTACGACATTGAAAACGATGATGATGATCTTCGGGAGGCTCCGTTAAAATTTGAACAGTTACGTGGTGATTATCCTGTTCGACGTGAATTTGCCACGTACACCATCAATGCAAAATATATTGAGGAGAAAACCTTGAAAAAACTCAAAGAATTAGGTTTTAATGTAAAAACACAGTAA
- a CDS encoding PfkB family carbohydrate kinase codes for MELKQNCKYAMLVPTSMGTRLTPENGQPVHSSDKFTLYATSAETNVASISSYLGLPVKVLTTFVKDSPIAKFIKSNLKARHMDYEGPEMEQENPWGYRHQINIADSGYGSRGPRVFNDRAGEVGRTLNVKDFDLERIFGEEGVQIVHLSGLIGALSPETTQFCLEVARAAKKYGTKISFDLNHRASFWKGREEQLRKDFTEIASVSDILIGNEEDFQLCFGIEGPPAGGEGLNAKIDGFKGLITRVKETFPNASVFATTLREVVSVNEHLWGAIMLEGENWHVVEPRTIRVFDRIGGGDGFVGGMLYGILKGWEPEKWPQFGWATGALATTFLTDYAQPADEEQVWSVWGGNARVKR; via the coding sequence ATGGAATTAAAACAAAATTGCAAATATGCCATGCTGGTACCAACAAGCATGGGAACCCGTCTTACTCCCGAAAATGGGCAGCCCGTTCATTCAAGCGATAAATTTACGCTTTATGCTACCAGTGCCGAAACCAACGTAGCCAGCATTTCATCGTACCTGGGATTACCCGTAAAAGTTTTAACCACTTTTGTAAAAGACAGTCCCATTGCAAAATTTATAAAAAGCAACTTAAAAGCCCGCCACATGGACTATGAAGGCCCCGAAATGGAACAGGAAAATCCATGGGGTTATCGCCACCAGATAAACATTGCCGACAGTGGATATGGCAGCCGTGGACCGCGTGTTTTTAACGACCGTGCAGGCGAAGTAGGCCGCACATTAAATGTAAAAGACTTTGATCTTGAACGTATTTTTGGCGAAGAAGGAGTGCAAATCGTTCACTTATCCGGGTTGATTGGTGCACTATCGCCTGAAACAACACAGTTCTGTCTTGAAGTTGCAAGAGCAGCAAAGAAATATGGTACCAAAATTTCTTTCGACCTTAATCACAGAGCTTCGTTTTGGAAAGGTCGCGAAGAACAACTTCGAAAAGACTTTACCGAAATAGCATCGGTTTCGGATATTCTTATTGGTAACGAAGAGGATTTTCAGCTTTGTTTTGGAATTGAGGGACCACCAGCCGGTGGTGAAGGTTTGAACGCCAAAATTGATGGATTTAAAGGATTGATCACTCGTGTAAAAGAGACTTTTCCAAATGCATCGGTTTTTGCAACCACACTGCGCGAAGTTGTTAGTGTAAACGAACACCTTTGGGGAGCTATTATGCTGGAAGGTGAAAACTGGCATGTTGTTGAACCACGAACAATTCGTGTATTCGACCGTATTGGTGGCGGCGATGGTTTTGTTGGCGGAATGCTGTATGGAATTCTAAAAGGCTGGGAGCCGGAAAAATGGCCACAATTTGGATGGGCCACCGGAGCTCTGGCAACAACTTTCTTAACCGACTACGCACAACCTGCCGATGAAGAACAGGTATGGAGTGTGTGGGGTGGAAATGCGCGCGTTAAACGCTAG
- a CDS encoding lactate racemase domain-containing protein has product MIYFEKGSTETALSADDLRNGLFEAFEKMGAKQKVLAVPPDYTRLPSRAGELTEFTWEYFGERLTDVLPALGTHTPMTMEQISHMFGKMPTELIREHDWRNDVITLGTVPAEFVKEVSEGAVNYTWPAQVNKILVEGNFDLILSIGQVVPHEVVGMANYNKNIFVGTGGVEGINKSHYIGAAYGMERMMGRADTPVRKVFNYASENFSNHLPIVYVQTVVGLNKEGKLQTYGLFIGDDFNVFDKAAKLSLEVNFEMVEKPIKKAVVWLDPTEFKSTWLGNKSIYRTRMALADGAELIVLAPALKEFGEDPQIDALIRKYGYFGTPHTLKLVKENEDLQNNLGAAAHLIHGSSEGRFNITYCPGKAEGNIIQQEIESVGFKYGDYDEVTAKYDPRKLKDGFNIMPDGEEIFYISNPAIGLWAYRDRFDY; this is encoded by the coding sequence ATGATATATTTCGAAAAAGGTTCTACCGAAACGGCACTCAGTGCTGATGATCTGAGAAATGGTCTGTTCGAAGCCTTTGAAAAAATGGGAGCAAAACAAAAAGTTTTAGCGGTTCCGCCTGATTACACACGCTTACCATCGCGTGCCGGAGAGCTCACTGAATTTACCTGGGAGTACTTCGGCGAACGCCTCACCGATGTACTTCCGGCTTTGGGCACTCACACGCCAATGACAATGGAACAGATAAGCCACATGTTTGGTAAAATGCCAACAGAGCTGATTCGCGAGCACGATTGGCGAAATGATGTGATTACATTAGGAACCGTTCCTGCTGAATTTGTTAAAGAAGTTTCGGAAGGAGCAGTTAATTATACCTGGCCGGCTCAGGTAAACAAAATATTAGTTGAAGGTAATTTCGATCTGATTTTATCTATCGGACAGGTTGTTCCGCATGAAGTAGTAGGAATGGCCAATTACAATAAAAATATTTTTGTAGGAACCGGTGGTGTTGAAGGCATAAACAAAAGCCATTACATTGGAGCAGCGTACGGTATGGAAAGAATGATGGGGCGTGCCGACACACCGGTAAGAAAAGTATTTAATTACGCTTCCGAAAATTTCTCCAATCATCTGCCGATCGTTTATGTTCAAACCGTTGTAGGCCTCAATAAAGAGGGGAAATTACAAACCTACGGCCTTTTTATTGGCGACGATTTTAATGTGTTCGATAAAGCAGCAAAACTTTCGCTCGAAGTTAACTTTGAGATGGTTGAGAAACCCATCAAAAAAGCAGTGGTTTGGCTCGACCCTACTGAATTTAAAAGCACCTGGCTGGGCAACAAAAGTATTTACCGCACCCGCATGGCATTAGCCGATGGCGCCGAATTAATTGTACTTGCTCCGGCTTTGAAAGAGTTTGGTGAAGATCCACAAATCGATGCTTTGATCCGTAAGTATGGCTATTTTGGTACACCTCATACGTTAAAACTGGTAAAAGAAAACGAAGATCTACAGAACAATTTGGGCGCTGCAGCTCACCTGATTCACGGTTCTTCCGAAGGTCGTTTTAATATCACTTACTGTCCGGGCAAAGCAGAAGGAAACATTATCCAACAGGAAATTGAAAGTGTAGGATTCAAGTATGGCGATTACGATGAGGTGACTGCAAAATACGATCCCCGAAAACTGAAAGACGGATTCAATATAATGCCGGATGGTGAAGAGATATTTTATATTTCAAATCCGGCAATCGGATTGTGGGCGTACCGAGATCGGTTCGATTATTAG
- a CDS encoding Gfo/Idh/MocA family protein has protein sequence MNTKSKQKSINWGIIGVGNVTEVKSGPAFYKVENSKLVAVMRRNEEKAQDYARRHNVPKWYSNGSALINDPEVNAVYIATPPDTHALYAIEALKAGKPVYVEKPMARNYAECLEMLKVSEETNTPLWVAYYRRTLPAFLRVKELIETGSIGKPLMVNIKLYKQAAEANQKPEEMRWHVFPEIAGGGYFFDLASHQLDYLDFVFGKISGVKGQAVNQAGLYPAEDTVTGTWKHESGVVGTGSWCFVVDEKSVEDYIQIVGEKGEICLPCFTHGDVIVKNQKGTEKLSFNNPQHISQNLVKQVVNELLENGKCVSTGESAARTSLVLDEMVKDYYIKNQ, from the coding sequence TTGAATACGAAAAGCAAACAAAAAAGCATTAATTGGGGCATTATCGGGGTTGGCAATGTAACAGAGGTAAAAAGTGGGCCGGCTTTCTATAAAGTCGAAAATTCAAAATTGGTTGCCGTTATGCGCAGAAATGAAGAAAAAGCACAAGACTATGCGCGTCGCCACAATGTTCCGAAATGGTATAGCAATGGTTCCGCATTAATCAACGATCCGGAAGTAAATGCGGTTTATATTGCCACTCCTCCCGACACCCACGCGTTATATGCCATTGAAGCACTAAAAGCCGGGAAACCGGTTTATGTTGAAAAGCCTATGGCACGCAATTATGCTGAATGTCTGGAGATGCTTAAAGTTTCAGAGGAAACAAATACTCCGCTGTGGGTGGCTTATTACCGACGTACTTTACCGGCATTTCTGAGAGTGAAAGAACTAATAGAAACTGGCAGTATCGGCAAACCCTTAATGGTAAATATAAAGTTATATAAACAGGCTGCCGAAGCCAATCAAAAACCGGAAGAAATGCGCTGGCACGTTTTTCCGGAGATTGCCGGTGGCGGATATTTTTTCGATCTGGCATCTCACCAATTAGACTACCTCGATTTTGTTTTTGGAAAAATCAGCGGGGTAAAAGGACAAGCTGTTAATCAGGCCGGCCTCTACCCTGCTGAAGATACAGTTACAGGAACCTGGAAACACGAATCCGGAGTTGTTGGAACCGGAAGCTGGTGTTTTGTTGTTGATGAAAAATCGGTGGAAGATTATATTCAAATTGTTGGAGAAAAAGGCGAAATTTGCTTGCCTTGTTTTACACATGGCGATGTTATTGTAAAAAATCAAAAAGGAACAGAAAAACTAAGTTTTAATAATCCGCAGCACATCTCGCAAAACCTCGTAAAACAGGTTGTAAATGAATTACTGGAAAATGGCAAGTGTGTCAGCACCGGAGAATCAGCAGCCCGCACCAGCCTGGTGCTTGACGAGATGGTTAAAGATTATTATATTAAAAATCAATAG
- a CDS encoding RNA polymerase sigma-70 factor, giving the protein MKPDLESILFRKFKEGDYAAFNSLFTKYYQPLFLFAKKFVAEDMAKDFVQDCFYELWKNRKKIEVKNTLSAYLFTMVKNRCYKYFEREQFKAGKLNEIEFRLKQEEFNFFLNSEKSVLEFEIRDRIQNTLQKLPPKCAQIFNESRFNGLSNKEIAQKYDLSLKTVEKHISKALKIFYNEFKEHTYLLFLLNFKNN; this is encoded by the coding sequence ATGAAACCCGATCTTGAATCAATATTATTCAGGAAATTTAAAGAAGGTGATTATGCCGCCTTTAATAGTCTTTTCACAAAGTACTACCAACCGCTTTTTCTTTTTGCCAAAAAATTTGTTGCAGAAGATATGGCGAAAGACTTTGTGCAGGATTGTTTTTACGAATTATGGAAAAACAGGAAAAAGATTGAAGTGAAAAACACGCTGTCGGCTTACCTTTTTACCATGGTTAAAAATCGTTGTTATAAATATTTCGAAAGAGAACAGTTTAAAGCGGGCAAGCTGAATGAGATAGAATTTAGATTGAAACAGGAAGAATTTAATTTTTTTCTCAATTCCGAAAAAAGTGTTTTAGAATTTGAAATAAGAGACCGGATTCAAAACACATTACAGAAATTACCTCCAAAATGTGCCCAAATTTTTAATGAGAGTCGGTTTAATGGCTTGTCGAATAAAGAGATAGCCCAAAAATACGATCTGTCGTTAAAAACGGTTGAAAAACATATATCAAAAGCCTTAAAAATTTTTTACAACGAATTTAAGGAGCACACCTACCTTCTCTTTCTATTAAATTTTAAAAATAATTAG
- a CDS encoding 2-oxo acid dehydrogenase subunit E2 → MEHIDYNSDWRKVASTIYKKPTDSKIYGTVELDVTDIEKYIAQKRKEGLKTTLTYIITLIIGRAIRNEVPELNTFVKGSKIAQRKQVDGVVSVLLAGGEMGSVKVENADQRTIQEVTDEIAEHIRQSRKGNERDEMQSKNILARVPWPFRKWLFRLYRVLTIDWGISLPGIGLDSNSFGSYVVSNIGTVGLDTGFGSLLPSSNVSLVMVLGTVQNKPAVVNGEIVPRRIMLLSATLDHRVVDGSHGGRLFRQIKFLLKNPHLLEEKPDQNLARF, encoded by the coding sequence ATGGAGCATATTGATTATAATTCAGACTGGCGCAAAGTGGCGTCAACCATTTACAAAAAGCCTACCGATTCTAAAATTTATGGTACGGTAGAATTAGATGTTACAGATATTGAAAAGTACATCGCTCAAAAAAGAAAAGAAGGCTTAAAAACTACGCTCACTTATATCATCACACTAATTATTGGAAGGGCAATTCGTAACGAAGTGCCCGAACTAAACACCTTTGTTAAGGGCTCGAAAATAGCCCAGCGTAAACAGGTTGATGGAGTGGTTAGTGTTTTACTGGCCGGTGGAGAAATGGGATCGGTAAAAGTTGAAAATGCCGATCAACGTACCATACAGGAGGTAACCGACGAAATTGCCGAACATATCCGTCAGTCGCGAAAAGGAAACGAACGCGATGAAATGCAATCGAAAAATATACTGGCACGGGTTCCGTGGCCTTTCCGTAAATGGCTGTTCCGCCTGTACCGTGTTCTTACTATCGATTGGGGAATTTCTTTACCGGGAATCGGCCTCGATTCAAATAGTTTTGGCTCGTATGTGGTATCAAACATTGGCACCGTTGGTCTCGATACCGGTTTTGGCTCGTTACTACCTTCATCAAACGTATCGCTGGTAATGGTTTTGGGAACGGTTCAGAATAAACCCGCAGTGGTTAACGGCGAAATTGTTCCGCGCAGAATCATGTTACTGTCAGCAACACTCGATCATCGCGTTGTCGACGGGTCACATGGTGGCCGCCTCTTCCGACAAATTAAATTCTTATTAAAAAACCCACATCTTTTGGAAGAAAAACCGGATCAGAATCTGGCCCGATTTTAA